A portion of the Gemmatimonas sp. genome contains these proteins:
- a CDS encoding succinate dehydrogenase cytochrome b subunit, translating into MYALSRFWQSTIGKKIVMAVTGIIGILFVIGHMSGNFLMFKGQGAMHDYALLLRTSMPLLWAIRLGLLAAVVLHAVAAYQLTMMSRAARPDAYAVRRPQVTTLAAKTIRWGGVLLLVFIVFHILHMTIGSVHPQFTHLDPYNNVRIGLSNPAVAAFYILAMGALGLHLYHGGWAVVRTLGVARPSAQPLKRTLSLVIAIIVAGGFIAIPVASMAGLFPEAPALQERAAESTTAAAETH; encoded by the coding sequence ATGTACGCTCTCTCGCGATTCTGGCAGAGCACGATCGGCAAGAAGATCGTCATGGCGGTGACGGGGATCATCGGGATCCTGTTCGTCATCGGCCACATGTCCGGCAACTTCCTGATGTTCAAGGGGCAGGGCGCCATGCACGACTACGCGCTCCTGCTTCGGACGAGCATGCCCCTGTTGTGGGCCATTCGGCTCGGACTCCTGGCCGCCGTGGTGTTGCATGCCGTGGCCGCCTATCAGCTCACGATGATGTCCCGGGCCGCGCGTCCCGACGCGTATGCCGTGCGGCGCCCGCAGGTAACCACCCTGGCGGCGAAGACGATTCGCTGGGGGGGCGTGCTGCTGCTGGTGTTCATTGTCTTTCACATCCTGCACATGACGATCGGGTCGGTGCATCCGCAGTTCACCCATCTCGACCCGTACAACAACGTGCGGATCGGGCTGTCGAATCCCGCGGTCGCGGCGTTCTACATCCTCGCGATGGGCGCCCTCGGTCTACACCTCTATCACGGTGGCTGGGCCGTGGTGCGCACCCTCGGGGTGGCACGCCCATCGGCGCAACCGCTCAAGCGCACCCTGTCGCTGGTGATTGCGATCATCGTGGCGGGCGGCTTCATCGCCATTCCGGTGGCCTCGATGGCGGGGCTGTTCCCCGAAGCGCCGGCGCTGCAGGAACGCGCCGCGGAATCCACCACGGCCGCGGCGGAGACGCACTGA
- the mdh gene encoding malate dehydrogenase: MVNKITVVGAGNVGATTAQRIAEKSLGRTVVMVDVVEGIPQGKGLDQWESAPVEGFDTRVIGTNGYEETAGSDIVVITAGIARKPGMTRDDLLNTNAGIVKSVAEQIKATSPNAIIIVVSNPLDVMCYVAKQVTGFPRERVIGMAGVLDTARYRSFIAEALDVSVRDIQAMVLGGHGDTMVPLVSYTTISGIPIRQLMGEEQLQGIVQRARDGGAEIVKYLKTGSAYYAPSSGAVEMVDAIVHDRKRILPCAAWLEGEYGMSGLFLGVPCKLGKNGLEKVLEIELTADERTALEKSAQAVREPMSVLSL; this comes from the coding sequence ATGGTCAACAAGATCACGGTCGTTGGTGCGGGCAACGTTGGCGCCACCACGGCGCAGCGCATTGCCGAGAAGTCGCTCGGGCGCACGGTGGTGATGGTCGACGTGGTCGAAGGCATTCCGCAAGGGAAGGGCCTCGACCAGTGGGAATCGGCCCCGGTCGAGGGCTTCGACACGCGCGTCATCGGCACGAACGGATACGAGGAGACGGCCGGCTCGGATATCGTCGTCATCACGGCCGGCATTGCGCGCAAGCCGGGGATGACGCGCGACGACCTGCTCAACACCAACGCCGGCATCGTCAAGTCGGTGGCGGAGCAGATCAAGGCGACCTCCCCCAATGCCATCATCATCGTCGTGTCGAATCCGCTCGACGTGATGTGCTACGTGGCCAAGCAGGTCACGGGATTCCCGCGTGAGCGCGTGATCGGCATGGCCGGCGTACTTGACACCGCGCGGTATCGCTCCTTCATCGCCGAAGCGCTCGACGTGTCGGTGCGCGACATCCAGGCGATGGTGCTCGGTGGACACGGCGACACCATGGTCCCACTCGTGTCGTACACGACCATCAGCGGCATTCCCATCCGCCAGCTCATGGGCGAGGAGCAGCTGCAGGGCATCGTGCAGCGCGCACGCGATGGCGGTGCCGAGATCGTGAAGTACCTCAAGACCGGGTCTGCCTACTACGCGCCGTCGTCGGGCGCCGTGGAGATGGTGGACGCCATCGTGCACGATCGCAAGCGCATCCTTCCGTGTGCGGCGTGGCTCGAGGGGGAGTACGGCATGTCCGGGCTTTTCCTGGGCGTGCCCTGCAAGCTTGGCAAGAACGGCCTCGAAAAGGTGCTCGAGATCGAGCTGACGGCCGACGAGCGCACCGCGCTCGAGAAGTCGGCGCAAGCCGTGCGCGAACCGATGTCGGTACTCTCCCTCTGA
- the moaA gene encoding GTP 3',8-cyclase MoaA: MRDQFGRSIEYLRISVTDRCNFRCQYCMPVEGLPWLPKQEILRYEEIVEVVRQLAPLGLRRLRITGGEPTIRPDLVTLVAQLKAIAGVEDIALSTNGVKLPVMARDLARAGLDRVNISADSLRPERVVEIARRDLGFDLVTAALAAQEAGLAPIKINMVVMRGINDDEVVEFAALTRQHPWHVRFIELMPVGELRELTWDHVVPSAEILARIRSLGALHEDAGPPRGNGPAVYHRFDGAPGTVGVITPMTHTYCSTCNRVRLTADGRLRTCLFGDHEVPLRDALRRGEPLRPLFEKALAEKPKEHALLQMQVGGLRALSQVGG; this comes from the coding sequence ATGCGCGATCAGTTCGGGCGCAGCATCGAGTATCTGCGTATTTCGGTCACCGACCGCTGCAACTTCCGCTGCCAGTACTGCATGCCGGTCGAGGGGCTGCCGTGGCTTCCCAAGCAGGAGATACTGCGCTACGAAGAGATCGTGGAGGTCGTGCGGCAGCTGGCGCCGCTCGGTTTGCGCCGACTGCGCATTACGGGCGGGGAACCCACCATCCGCCCGGATCTCGTCACACTGGTGGCGCAGCTCAAGGCCATTGCTGGGGTCGAGGACATCGCCCTCTCCACCAACGGCGTGAAGTTGCCGGTCATGGCCCGGGATCTGGCCCGTGCGGGGCTCGACCGTGTGAACATCAGCGCTGACTCGCTGCGCCCGGAGCGGGTGGTCGAGATTGCGCGCCGCGACCTGGGCTTCGACCTGGTCACGGCGGCCCTCGCGGCGCAGGAGGCCGGGCTCGCGCCCATCAAGATCAACATGGTGGTCATGCGCGGCATCAACGACGATGAGGTCGTGGAGTTCGCCGCGCTTACACGGCAGCACCCGTGGCATGTACGCTTCATCGAGCTGATGCCCGTGGGTGAGCTCCGGGAGCTGACCTGGGATCACGTGGTGCCGAGCGCCGAGATCCTGGCGCGCATTCGGTCCCTGGGGGCATTGCACGAGGATGCCGGTCCGCCGCGCGGGAATGGGCCGGCCGTCTACCATCGTTTTGACGGGGCGCCGGGCACCGTGGGGGTAATCACCCCCATGACCCACACGTATTGCTCCACCTGCAACCGTGTGCGCCTGACCGCCGACGGCCGGCTCCGTACCTGTCTGTTCGGCGACCATGAGGTGCCGCTGCGCGACGCGTTGCGGCGCGGCGAACCGCTGCGTCCTCTCTTTGAAAAGGCGCTCGCGGAGAAGCCCAAGGAGCACGCCCTGCTGCAAATGCAGGTGGGTGGCCTGCGTGCGTTGAGCCAGGTCGGCGGTTGA
- a CDS encoding molybdenum cofactor biosynthesis protein MoaE, translating to MPSRMDTGVLHAAIVTAPIDVGHLVAKAQAAGVGALSVFLGTVRDLNDGRPVTGMDYEAYESMAASELAAVAREVCEATPGLRVTIEHRIGPLSVGEVSVAIVAAHAHRGPALDGARAIIESLKQRVPIWKREHYVDGERAWVDPTRATGPLASGGS from the coding sequence ATGCCTTCGCGCATGGACACGGGCGTGCTGCACGCGGCAATCGTCACGGCCCCCATCGACGTGGGGCACCTCGTCGCGAAAGCGCAGGCGGCGGGGGTCGGTGCGCTCTCGGTGTTTCTCGGTACCGTGCGCGACCTCAACGACGGGCGCCCGGTCACCGGCATGGACTACGAAGCCTACGAGTCCATGGCGGCCAGCGAGCTCGCGGCTGTGGCGCGCGAGGTCTGCGAGGCGACGCCTGGGCTCCGGGTCACCATCGAGCATCGTATCGGCCCCCTGAGCGTGGGCGAAGTGAGCGTGGCGATCGTCGCCGCGCACGCGCACCGCGGCCCGGCGCTCGATGGCGCGCGGGCGATCATCGAGTCGCTCAAGCAGCGCGTGCCCATCTGGAAGCGCGAGCATTATGTCGATGGGGAACGCGCATGGGTCGACCCGACTCGTGCCACCGGCCCCCTGGCATCCGGAGGGAGCTGA
- a CDS encoding MoaD/ThiS family protein: protein MTVPVLLFASYADAFGARKLLVPVEAPCAVAELVAALRTMPGGDRLPASPLVAVNQAFAAPDRIVGAADEVALIPPVAGG, encoded by the coding sequence ATGACCGTCCCCGTCCTGCTCTTCGCATCGTATGCCGACGCGTTCGGCGCCCGGAAGCTGCTCGTGCCCGTAGAGGCACCGTGCGCTGTCGCCGAACTCGTGGCCGCCCTGCGGACCATGCCGGGGGGAGACCGACTGCCGGCATCACCGCTGGTGGCGGTGAACCAGGCGTTCGCCGCCCCCGATCGGATTGTCGGGGCAGCCGACGAGGTCGCGCTGATTCCCCCCGTTGCCGGCGGGTGA
- a CDS encoding HU family DNA-binding protein, with amino-acid sequence MTKADLVENVTARIARTAGPTISKKDCARVVDAFLDAIKEALQEQKNIEVRGFGTFKIRQRKTRMARNPRTGSPVEVSARPVPVFKPSKELRAMVAGIEAHLLDDDGDDDMHDS; translated from the coding sequence ATGACCAAAGCCGATCTGGTCGAGAACGTCACGGCTCGTATCGCCCGAACCGCCGGTCCGACCATCTCCAAGAAGGACTGTGCGCGCGTCGTGGATGCGTTCCTCGATGCCATCAAGGAAGCGCTTCAGGAGCAGAAGAACATCGAGGTTCGCGGCTTCGGGACCTTCAAGATCCGCCAGCGCAAGACCCGCATGGCGCGCAACCCGCGTACGGGGTCTCCCGTCGAAGTGTCGGCGCGCCCCGTGCCGGTGTTCAAGCCCAGCAAGGAGCTGCGCGCCATGGTCGCCGGTATCGAGGCCCATCTGCTCGACGACGACGGCGACGACGACATGCACGACAGCTGA
- the carA gene encoding glutamine-hydrolyzing carbamoyl-phosphate synthase small subunit, whose product MATLSQKGFLLLEDGTLFHGRLVGPAEPTVAEVVFTTNMTGYQETFSDPSFRGQIVVMTAPQIGNYGINTEDPESARPQVAGVICRELSPTYSNWRATGSLPEWLGAAAVPVLTEVDTRRLTKHLRSVGVMRGVIGAGETPGKDALAALDACPSMAGLDLASVVSTREPYEWGQADAPYHVVAYDYGIKRNILRLFDAHGIRVTVVPSDMPANDVLAMNPDGVFLSNGPGDPEAVTYAPAAIREIADQRVPMFGICLGHQLLGISFGGRTAKMPFGHRGGNQPVKDLETGQVLITSQNHGFAVVGSPDGVEGAPDLAVTHINLNDGTVEGLKHRRLPVFAVQYHPEAAPGPHDAVPLFDQFLTALRNRRG is encoded by the coding sequence GTGGCTACGCTGTCGCAGAAGGGGTTCCTCCTCCTCGAGGACGGAACCCTTTTTCACGGCCGACTCGTGGGGCCCGCCGAGCCGACGGTTGCGGAGGTCGTCTTCACGACCAACATGACCGGCTATCAGGAGACGTTCTCCGATCCGTCCTTCCGGGGGCAGATCGTCGTCATGACCGCGCCGCAGATTGGGAACTACGGTATCAATACCGAAGACCCCGAGTCGGCGCGTCCGCAGGTTGCCGGCGTGATCTGCCGTGAGTTGTCGCCCACGTACTCCAACTGGCGCGCTACCGGCAGCCTGCCTGAGTGGCTGGGCGCCGCTGCGGTGCCCGTGCTGACCGAAGTCGACACGCGTCGGCTGACCAAGCATCTGCGCAGCGTTGGCGTGATGCGCGGGGTGATCGGCGCCGGGGAGACACCCGGCAAGGACGCACTGGCTGCGCTCGACGCGTGTCCAAGCATGGCCGGACTCGATCTCGCCTCGGTGGTGTCCACGCGCGAGCCGTACGAATGGGGCCAGGCGGACGCGCCGTACCACGTCGTGGCGTACGACTACGGTATCAAGCGCAACATCCTGCGCCTCTTCGATGCGCACGGCATTCGGGTGACCGTCGTGCCCTCGGACATGCCGGCCAACGATGTGCTCGCCATGAACCCCGACGGGGTCTTCCTTTCCAATGGTCCCGGCGACCCGGAGGCGGTGACCTACGCCCCCGCGGCGATCAGGGAGATCGCGGACCAGCGCGTCCCCATGTTCGGCATTTGCCTGGGCCATCAGCTGCTCGGCATCAGCTTTGGCGGGCGTACCGCCAAAATGCCGTTCGGACATCGGGGTGGGAATCAGCCGGTCAAGGATCTGGAAACCGGTCAGGTGCTCATCACCTCCCAGAACCACGGGTTTGCCGTGGTCGGCTCCCCCGACGGGGTCGAAGGGGCTCCGGATCTGGCGGTCACGCATATCAACCTGAATGACGGGACGGTGGAGGGGCTCAAGCATCGGCGCCTTCCCGTGTTCGCCGTCCAGTATCACCCCGAGGCAGCGCCGGGGCCTCACGATGCGGTTCCGCTGTTCGACCAGTTTCTCACGGCGCTGAGAAATCGTCGAGGGTGA
- the secG gene encoding preprotein translocase subunit SecG, protein MYTFLLILLILDAVVLAVAVLLQSGKGGGLAASFGGASSSSDSLIGTRQAGNLLTKASWWCGGIFLGLAFILQIMSSRSAAPKSVLDKLAAPAAAPAAPAGGNRTAAPAAPLTQQAAPATPAAPASPDSSK, encoded by the coding sequence ATGTACACGTTTCTGCTGATCCTGCTCATCCTCGACGCCGTCGTGCTCGCCGTGGCGGTCCTCCTCCAGTCGGGCAAGGGGGGCGGTCTGGCTGCCAGCTTTGGTGGAGCGAGCTCCTCGTCGGATTCGCTCATCGGGACACGTCAGGCGGGCAACCTGCTCACCAAGGCGTCGTGGTGGTGCGGGGGCATCTTCCTTGGCCTCGCGTTCATCCTGCAGATCATGTCGAGCCGCTCGGCGGCACCCAAGTCGGTGCTCGACAAGCTCGCCGCGCCGGCGGCGGCGCCCGCTGCGCCAGCGGGTGGCAATCGCACCGCCGCACCAGCAGCGCCGCTGACCCAGCAGGCGGCACCGGCCACACCGGCCGCGCCCGCCTCGCCTGACAGCAGCAAGTAA
- the tpiA gene encoding triose-phosphate isomerase, which produces MHRKPVLAANWKLNHTPNDARAFLQRFLAQVPKLNERTLVFFPSALTVGTVIEGLKDRPEIWVGVQNVHGEAQGAFTGENSVLMARDIGARVVLVGHSERRHVFGESDAHTTKKMALVAQARLTPMLCVGETLEEREAGRTGEVVERQLAAGLAGLEDGQVAGIMLAYEPVWAIGTGRTATPADASEIHGVLRRALVSRVGDKAAAGIPILYGGSVNRGNASQLLAAPDVDGLLVGGASLDADSWASIVRA; this is translated from the coding sequence ATGCATCGCAAGCCGGTCCTCGCGGCCAACTGGAAGCTCAATCACACCCCCAACGACGCCCGCGCCTTCCTGCAACGGTTTCTCGCGCAGGTGCCCAAGCTCAACGAGCGAACGCTGGTCTTCTTCCCGTCGGCCTTGACCGTGGGCACCGTCATCGAGGGGCTGAAGGACCGCCCTGAGATCTGGGTCGGGGTGCAGAACGTGCACGGCGAGGCGCAGGGGGCCTTCACCGGAGAGAATTCCGTCCTGATGGCGCGCGACATCGGCGCGCGAGTCGTACTGGTCGGGCATTCCGAACGCCGGCACGTGTTCGGCGAGAGCGATGCGCACACCACCAAGAAGATGGCACTGGTCGCCCAGGCTCGCCTTACCCCGATGCTGTGCGTGGGGGAGACGCTTGAGGAACGCGAGGCGGGGCGCACCGGCGAGGTGGTGGAGCGGCAGTTGGCGGCTGGCCTGGCTGGGTTGGAAGACGGGCAGGTTGCGGGCATCATGCTGGCCTACGAGCCCGTCTGGGCCATCGGCACGGGACGTACTGCGACGCCTGCCGACGCGTCCGAGATTCACGGGGTGCTACGTCGAGCACTCGTCTCTCGTGTCGGCGACAAGGCTGCGGCAGGGATCCCCATTCTCTACGGCGGGTCGGTCAACCGCGGCAATGCCTCCCAGCTGCTCGCGGCCCCCGATGTGGACGGCTTGCTGGTGGGCGGTGCCTCGCTCGACGCTGACAGCTGGGCGAGCATCGTGCGCGCCTGA
- a CDS encoding phosphoglycerate kinase, which yields MSTKTIRDLSPAELHGKRALVRVDFNVPLDEAGTVADDTRIVAALPTITTLLDGGARVVLMAHFGRPKGAPDPRYTLAPVATRLAELLPRPVHFLDVTVGERAVKATQNLAAGEVLLLENTRFLVGEEQNDEALSYQLAQLGDFYVNDAFGAAHRAHASTAGVAKFCRPAVAGLLMEKELAYLGGALAAPQRPFVAILGGSKISGKIDVVEALLPKVDKLLIGGAMACTFFRAMGFETGNSLVEPDRLEMAKELLARAGDKLVLPEDATIAPSMDAGAQASAVDRDAIPVGQAMFDIGPKSVAQYCALVEGARTVLWNGPMGVFEKPPFDAGTRAVAEAMARATAQGATTIIGGGDSAAAVADAGLDSQMSHVSTGGGASLEFLEGKDLPGVSALDAR from the coding sequence ATGAGCACCAAGACCATTCGTGACCTGTCGCCGGCCGAGCTCCACGGGAAGCGCGCGCTCGTGCGCGTGGACTTCAACGTGCCGCTCGACGAGGCCGGCACCGTCGCCGACGACACGCGCATCGTGGCCGCCCTGCCGACGATCACCACGCTGCTCGATGGTGGGGCCCGTGTTGTTCTGATGGCGCACTTCGGCCGCCCCAAGGGGGCGCCCGACCCCCGCTATACGCTGGCGCCAGTGGCCACGCGGCTGGCCGAGCTGCTGCCGCGTCCCGTGCACTTCCTCGACGTGACCGTCGGTGAGCGTGCCGTGAAAGCCACGCAGAATCTGGCGGCCGGCGAAGTGCTGCTGCTCGAGAACACGCGGTTCCTCGTCGGCGAGGAGCAGAACGACGAAGCGTTGTCGTACCAGCTGGCCCAGCTGGGCGATTTCTATGTGAACGACGCCTTTGGCGCGGCACACCGCGCCCATGCGAGCACGGCGGGAGTGGCCAAGTTCTGTCGTCCGGCCGTGGCAGGGCTGCTGATGGAGAAGGAGCTGGCCTATCTGGGGGGGGCGCTGGCGGCGCCACAGCGTCCGTTCGTTGCCATCCTCGGCGGCTCCAAGATCAGCGGAAAGATCGACGTGGTGGAGGCGCTGTTGCCCAAGGTGGACAAGCTGCTCATTGGCGGTGCCATGGCCTGCACCTTCTTCCGGGCCATGGGTTTCGAAACGGGGAACTCGCTGGTGGAACCCGATCGCCTCGAGATGGCCAAGGAGCTGCTGGCGCGCGCCGGCGACAAGCTGGTGCTGCCGGAGGACGCCACGATTGCGCCGTCCATGGACGCGGGCGCGCAGGCCAGCGCCGTAGATCGTGACGCCATCCCCGTCGGTCAGGCCATGTTCGATATCGGCCCGAAGAGCGTGGCCCAGTACTGTGCGCTCGTGGAAGGGGCGCGCACCGTGCTCTGGAACGGCCCCATGGGGGTCTTCGAGAAGCCACCATTCGATGCCGGAACCCGGGCCGTTGCCGAAGCCATGGCCAGGGCCACGGCGCAGGGGGCCACCACGATCATTGGCGGCGGCGATAGCGCGGCGGCGGTGGCGGACGCGGGTTTGGACTCGCAAATGAGCCACGTTTCAACCGGCGGCGGTGCGTCGCTGGAATTCCTCGAAGGCAAGGACCTTCCCGGTGTCAGCGCGCTCGACGCGCGCTGA
- the gap gene encoding type I glyceraldehyde-3-phosphate dehydrogenase, whose amino-acid sequence MVLRVGINGFGRIGRQVLRAAKQQGVADIDFVAINDLTDTKTLAHLFKYDSVHGKYDGQVSADADGITIDGDKVKILAERDPAKLPWKDLGVDIVLESTGRFTDAKDAVKHIEGGAKKVIISAPATNEDITVVMGVNSDKYDPSAHHIISNASCTTNCLAPMVKVIREAFGFVHGSMVTIHSYTNDQSILDLPHKDLRRARAAAVSMIPTTTGAAKATSLVIPEVKGKIDGVAVRVPTPDVSLTDLTCIVDRAVTKDEVNAAFKAASESGALEGILGYSTEPLVSVDYIGNPFSCTLDAGSTIVINGTMVKVSGWYDNEWGYSSRCVDLLRYVGSRL is encoded by the coding sequence ATGGTTCTTCGCGTTGGCATCAACGGCTTCGGCCGCATCGGCCGCCAGGTGCTGCGTGCCGCCAAGCAGCAGGGCGTCGCCGACATCGACTTCGTTGCCATCAACGACCTCACCGACACCAAGACCCTCGCGCACCTCTTCAAGTACGACTCGGTGCACGGCAAGTACGACGGGCAGGTGAGCGCCGATGCCGATGGCATCACCATCGACGGCGACAAGGTCAAGATTCTCGCCGAGCGTGATCCGGCGAAGCTCCCCTGGAAGGACCTGGGCGTCGACATCGTGCTCGAGTCCACGGGCCGATTCACCGACGCGAAGGACGCGGTGAAGCACATCGAAGGCGGTGCGAAGAAGGTGATCATTTCGGCGCCGGCAACGAACGAGGACATCACGGTCGTGATGGGGGTGAACAGCGACAAGTACGATCCGTCGGCGCACCACATCATCTCCAACGCTTCGTGCACCACCAACTGCCTCGCGCCCATGGTCAAGGTGATTCGTGAGGCGTTCGGCTTCGTGCACGGCTCGATGGTCACCATTCACAGCTACACCAACGACCAGAGCATCCTCGACCTGCCGCACAAGGATTTGCGTCGCGCGCGCGCGGCGGCCGTGAGCATGATCCCCACCACCACCGGCGCTGCCAAGGCCACCTCGCTCGTGATCCCCGAAGTGAAGGGGAAGATCGACGGTGTGGCCGTGCGGGTGCCCACCCCGGACGTGTCGCTCACGGACCTCACGTGCATCGTGGACCGTGCCGTCACGAAGGACGAGGTGAATGCGGCCTTCAAGGCGGCATCGGAAAGCGGCGCGCTCGAAGGCATTCTTGGCTATAGCACCGAACCGCTCGTCTCGGTCGACTACATCGGCAATCCCTTCTCCTGCACGCTCGACGCGGGCAGCACCATCGTCATCAACGGCACGATGGTGAAGGTGTCGGGCTGGTATGACAACGAGTGGGGCTATTCGTCGCGCTGCGTCGACCTGCTGCGCTACGTCGGTTCGCGACTCTGA
- a CDS encoding phosphoribosyltransferase family protein, which produces MDTGTGADLVHALKYGGWTRVAQPMAARMARLDWPRDVVDERAALIPIPLGRDRLRERGYNQAACLAMALAAHWRVPVWADTLVRTRDTQSQVRLTPSDRARNVSGAFVVPDHHRASLHDRHVVLVDDVITTAATVNAAVEALQEGGARIISCVTFGRAPDPGDRAAPDSDFIRN; this is translated from the coding sequence ATGGACACGGGCACCGGTGCCGATCTCGTGCATGCGCTCAAGTACGGGGGCTGGACACGGGTGGCCCAGCCCATGGCCGCCCGCATGGCCCGCCTCGATTGGCCGCGTGATGTGGTGGACGAGCGCGCGGCCCTGATTCCCATCCCGCTCGGCCGTGACCGCCTGCGCGAGCGCGGGTACAACCAGGCGGCGTGTCTGGCAATGGCCCTCGCCGCGCATTGGCGCGTGCCCGTCTGGGCGGACACACTCGTGCGTACGCGCGACACGCAGTCGCAAGTGCGGTTGACACCTTCCGACCGCGCGCGCAACGTTTCCGGGGCGTTCGTGGTGCCCGATCACCATCGGGCATCGCTTCACGATCGGCATGTGGTGCTGGTCGACGACGTCATCACGACCGCCGCGACGGTCAACGCCGCCGTGGAAGCGCTGCAAGAAGGCGGCGCCCGCATCATCAGCTGTGTGACCTTCGGACGGGCGCCCGATCCTGGCGACCGTGCCGCTCCCGACTCTGACTTCATCCGGAACTGA
- a CDS encoding low molecular weight protein arginine phosphatase, translating to MHLLFVCTGNTCRSPMAEVIARRLFAARNVPDVTIGSAGTSAWPGSPASDGALLVALEHGITLGEHRARQLSPELVASADLILTMGPHHLERAEALGGTGRSYLLTGYVAGNGHPVSDPFGGDLAVYRATYEELEREIAAIVEKVAEQRPS from the coding sequence ATGCATCTGCTCTTCGTGTGCACCGGCAATACCTGTCGCAGCCCCATGGCCGAAGTCATCGCGCGGCGCCTGTTTGCCGCGCGCAACGTGCCGGACGTGACGATCGGCAGTGCAGGTACGAGCGCCTGGCCCGGTTCGCCGGCATCCGACGGGGCCCTGCTGGTGGCGCTCGAGCATGGTATCACCCTCGGTGAGCACCGGGCGCGCCAGCTGTCGCCGGAGCTGGTGGCATCGGCCGACCTCATCCTGACCATGGGGCCGCACCATCTCGAGCGGGCGGAAGCGCTGGGGGGTACGGGGCGATCGTACCTGCTCACCGGCTATGTGGCCGGCAATGGCCACCCTGTGAGCGACCCCTTCGGTGGCGATCTCGCGGTGTACCGCGCGACCTACGAGGAACTGGAGCGGGAGATCGCGGCCATCGTGGAGAAGGTGGCCGAACAGCGTCCCTCGTGA
- a CDS encoding L-threonylcarbamoyladenylate synthase — protein MSWTDRSEMTVPFWSPAEIDGALRGIVAHLAEQRVLAYPTETVYGFGTAVDQGSIDALVRMKGRPPGKPFLLLIGDPQQVNRLDLHLPPYAAHLAARFWPGPLTLVLPGGDGRVPPRLRGPEGGVAVRFTPHVGLQRLLRFYGEPITSTSANRPGVPPAMAASEITAQWPEEIRAGLLHVLDGGRLVPSAPSTVVDCTGRRPRVIRPGVLSAPVLRAIVPDLVGDT, from the coding sequence ATGTCGTGGACCGATCGCAGCGAGATGACCGTGCCGTTCTGGTCTCCGGCCGAGATCGACGGCGCGCTGCGTGGCATCGTTGCGCACCTCGCCGAGCAGCGTGTGCTGGCGTATCCCACGGAAACGGTCTACGGGTTCGGGACGGCGGTCGATCAGGGCTCCATCGACGCGCTCGTTCGCATGAAGGGGCGTCCGCCTGGAAAGCCGTTTCTGCTGCTCATTGGCGATCCCCAGCAGGTGAATCGGCTCGACCTCCACCTGCCACCGTATGCGGCGCACCTTGCCGCGCGCTTCTGGCCCGGTCCGCTCACCCTGGTACTCCCTGGTGGCGATGGCAGGGTTCCGCCGCGTCTGCGCGGTCCCGAAGGCGGCGTCGCAGTCCGCTTCACGCCGCATGTCGGTCTGCAGCGTCTGCTGCGTTTCTATGGTGAACCGATCACCAGTACGAGTGCCAACCGACCGGGGGTCCCGCCGGCCATGGCAGCGTCCGAGATCACCGCGCAGTGGCCCGAGGAGATTCGGGCGGGACTGCTGCATGTGCTGGACGGTGGTCGGCTGGTCCCGTCCGCGCCGTCCACGGTCGTGGACTGCACCGGACGGCGGCCACGTGTCATTCGACCCGGTGTCCTGTCGGCACCGGTGCTGCGCGCCATCGTCCCCGATCTGGTGGGAGATACCTGA